The Streptomyces sp. NBC_01275 genome has a segment encoding these proteins:
- a CDS encoding MFS transporter: MLLYPVYALLFADTGLSVWQISSLFVLWSLTGVLLEVPSGAWADAVSRRLLLWLGPLLGGAGFALWVLVPSYGTFAAGFALWGVRGALSSGALEALVYEELELLGAADRYARVTGRAHAVGQVAVMAATALAGPVLAVGGYPAVGAASVLACLLCAATATRFPEHHRPSGAGEGWAATLRGGLADARRDRSVRGALLLVPAVTAVWGALDEYTSLLVREVGVPDTAVPYLLAPIWVCVTAGSLLSGAAEHLGRTGFAALLAVSAVALAAGGACGTPAGIGLVALAFGGFQLATVLADVRLQQRIEGGGRATLTSVASLGTEAVTIGVYGAYGALGSAFAHGTVFALCAVPYLVTALVVARGRRG, from the coding sequence GTGCTGCTCTACCCGGTGTACGCGCTGCTGTTCGCGGACACCGGGCTGTCCGTCTGGCAGATCTCCTCCCTGTTCGTCCTGTGGTCGCTGACCGGCGTGCTGCTGGAGGTCCCCTCCGGCGCCTGGGCCGACGCCGTCTCCCGACGGCTGCTGCTGTGGCTGGGCCCGCTGCTGGGCGGCGCCGGCTTCGCGCTGTGGGTGCTCGTCCCGTCGTACGGGACCTTCGCCGCCGGGTTCGCCCTGTGGGGTGTGCGCGGAGCGCTGAGCTCCGGCGCGTTGGAGGCCCTGGTCTACGAGGAGCTGGAGCTGCTCGGCGCGGCCGACCGGTACGCCAGGGTGACGGGCCGGGCCCATGCGGTGGGGCAGGTGGCCGTCATGGCGGCGACGGCCCTGGCGGGACCGGTCCTGGCGGTCGGCGGCTACCCGGCGGTCGGCGCGGCGAGCGTGCTGGCCTGTCTGCTCTGCGCGGCGACGGCGACCCGTTTCCCCGAGCACCACAGGCCCTCCGGTGCGGGCGAGGGCTGGGCGGCGACCCTGCGCGGCGGACTCGCCGACGCCCGGCGCGACCGCTCCGTGCGCGGCGCCCTGCTGCTCGTCCCGGCCGTCACAGCGGTCTGGGGCGCCCTCGACGAGTACACGTCCCTGCTGGTCAGAGAGGTCGGCGTGCCCGACACGGCCGTCCCCTACCTGCTGGCGCCGATCTGGGTCTGCGTCACGGCCGGCAGCCTGCTGTCCGGGGCGGCCGAGCACCTGGGGCGCACGGGGTTCGCCGCGCTGCTCGCCGTTTCAGCTGTGGCGCTCGCCGCCGGTGGGGCCTGCGGTACTCCCGCCGGCATCGGCCTCGTCGCCCTCGCCTTCGGCGGCTTCCAGCTGGCGACGGTCCTGGCCGACGTCCGGCTCCAGCAGCGCATCGAGGGCGGCGGCCGGGCCACCCTCACCTCCGTCGCGAGCCTCGGCACGGAGGCGGTGACCATCGGGGTGTACGGGGCGTACGGCGCCCTCGGCTCGGCCTTCGCGCACGGCACGGTGTTCGCGCTGTGCGCCGTGCCCTACCTGGTGACGGCGCTGGTCGTGGCCCGGGGAAGACGTGGGTGA
- a CDS encoding bifunctional 3,4-dihydroxy-2-butanone-4-phosphate synthase/GTP cyclohydrolase II, which produces MSTAPILYSTDGIEDFALDPVEQAIADIAAGRPVVVVDDEDRENEGDLVIAAEKATPEIVAFMMSECRGLICAPMESDELERLKLPQMVEDNTESMKTAFTVSVDASGAHGVTTGISAADRAATLRLLASGDAEASDFVRPGHIFPLRAKPGGVLTRNGHTEAAVDLARLAGLRPAGAIVEIAGEDGRMLRLPELIPFARKHGLTIISIEDLIAYRGSAEPTVRREAETRLPTVHGTFTAYGYRSTADGVEHVALVHGDLGDGEDVLVRVHSECLTGDVFASLRCDCGPQLDASLQRIQSEGRGVVVYLRGHEGRGIGLLSKLRAYELQEQGHDTLDANLELGLPADARDYAAGARILDDLGVRSVRLMTNNPEKTDALVRGGIEVVAREPMPVQAGEHNIRYLRTKRDRMGHDLPWLDTAPVSPCGNQ; this is translated from the coding sequence ATGAGCACGGCACCGATTCTCTACAGCACGGACGGCATCGAGGACTTCGCGCTCGACCCCGTCGAGCAGGCCATCGCCGACATCGCGGCCGGCCGCCCGGTCGTGGTCGTCGACGACGAGGACCGCGAGAACGAGGGCGACCTCGTCATCGCCGCCGAGAAGGCCACCCCCGAGATCGTCGCGTTCATGATGAGCGAGTGCCGCGGCCTGATCTGCGCCCCCATGGAGAGCGACGAACTGGAGCGCCTGAAGCTCCCGCAGATGGTCGAGGACAACACCGAGTCGATGAAGACCGCCTTCACGGTCTCCGTCGACGCCTCCGGCGCCCACGGCGTGACCACCGGCATCTCCGCCGCCGACCGCGCCGCCACCCTCCGGCTCCTGGCGAGCGGCGACGCCGAGGCGAGCGACTTCGTCCGCCCGGGCCACATCTTCCCGCTGCGCGCCAAGCCGGGCGGCGTCCTCACCCGCAACGGCCACACCGAGGCCGCCGTCGACCTCGCCCGTCTGGCGGGACTGCGCCCGGCCGGCGCGATCGTCGAGATCGCCGGCGAGGACGGCCGCATGCTGCGGCTGCCCGAGCTGATCCCGTTCGCCCGCAAGCACGGCCTGACGATCATCTCCATCGAGGACCTGATCGCCTACCGCGGCAGCGCCGAGCCCACCGTCCGTCGCGAGGCCGAGACCCGACTGCCCACCGTCCACGGCACGTTCACCGCGTACGGCTACCGCTCCACCGCCGACGGCGTCGAGCACGTCGCCCTCGTCCACGGCGACCTCGGCGACGGCGAGGACGTCCTGGTCCGCGTCCACTCCGAATGCCTCACCGGCGACGTCTTCGCCTCCCTGCGCTGCGACTGCGGCCCCCAGCTCGACGCGTCCCTGCAGCGCATCCAGAGCGAGGGCCGGGGCGTGGTCGTCTACCTGCGCGGACACGAGGGCCGCGGCATCGGCCTGCTGTCCAAGCTGCGGGCGTACGAGCTTCAGGAGCAGGGCCACGACACCCTCGACGCCAACCTGGAGCTGGGCCTGCCCGCCGACGCCCGGGACTACGCGGCCGGCGCCCGGATCCTCGACGACCTCGGTGTGCGCAGCGTGCGCCTGATGACCAACAACCCGGAGAAGACGGACGCGCTCGTGCGGGGCGGCATCGAGGTCGTCGCGCGCGAGCCGATGCCCGTGCAGGCCGGCGAGCACAACATCCGCTACCTGCGCACCAAGCGGGACCGGATGGGACACGACCTGCCCTGGCTGGACACGGCCCCCGTGTCCCCCTGCGGCAACCAGTAA
- a CDS encoding MFS transporter, which produces MGEVSGEVSGASPDARRSRYAVAAVFTVHGAVTGSFATRVPWIQDHASVGTGQLGFALAFTAFGAACAMPLAGSITHRFGSRTALRGLLALWTLSLTLPSLAPNLLTLCLAMFTYGATSGMADVAMNALGVEVERLLDRSIMSGLHGMWSAGALIGSAGGTLAAHLGADARVHHALAAVVLTLLGLLACRWVLDLRPTEDEEPPPRFALPPRSALLIGAVGFCAVFAEGASLDWSAVYLRDQLETSAGAAAACTTGFMFTMAVARIAGDAVVNRFGAVRTVRAGGVLAALGGLLIVFAGHPAVAMGGFGLMGLGIAVVVPLCFAAAGHSGPNPSQAIAGVATITYTSGLIAPSLIGGVAQATSLVVSFGVVTVLASGLAVFAGVLRGGERTSAKAAPRAAAVPDPRP; this is translated from the coding sequence ATGGGCGAAGTGAGCGGCGAAGTGAGCGGCGCGTCGCCGGACGCACGGCGCTCCCGGTACGCCGTGGCGGCCGTGTTCACCGTGCACGGCGCGGTCACCGGCTCCTTCGCCACCCGGGTGCCGTGGATCCAGGACCACGCCTCGGTCGGCACCGGCCAGCTCGGGTTCGCGCTGGCCTTCACGGCGTTCGGCGCGGCCTGCGCGATGCCGCTGGCCGGCTCGATCACCCACCGCTTCGGCAGCCGGACGGCGCTGCGCGGGCTGCTCGCGCTGTGGACGCTGTCGCTGACCCTGCCCTCGCTCGCGCCGAACCTGCTGACGCTGTGCCTGGCGATGTTCACGTACGGCGCGACCTCGGGCATGGCCGACGTGGCGATGAACGCGCTGGGCGTGGAGGTGGAGCGGCTGCTCGACAGGTCGATCATGTCGGGGCTGCACGGCATGTGGAGCGCGGGCGCGCTGATCGGCTCGGCGGGCGGCACGCTCGCCGCGCATCTGGGCGCGGACGCGCGCGTGCACCACGCGCTGGCGGCGGTCGTCCTCACGCTCCTCGGTCTGCTGGCCTGCCGCTGGGTGCTGGACCTACGGCCCACCGAGGACGAGGAACCGCCGCCGAGGTTCGCGCTGCCGCCCCGCTCGGCCCTGCTGATCGGCGCGGTCGGCTTCTGCGCGGTGTTCGCGGAGGGGGCGAGCCTGGACTGGTCGGCCGTGTATCTGCGCGATCAGTTGGAGACCTCGGCCGGGGCGGCGGCGGCCTGTACGACCGGTTTCATGTTCACGATGGCGGTGGCCCGGATCGCGGGCGACGCGGTGGTGAACCGCTTCGGCGCGGTGCGCACGGTCCGGGCGGGCGGGGTGCTCGCCGCGCTGGGCGGCCTGCTGATCGTCTTCGCGGGGCATCCGGCGGTGGCGATGGGCGGGTTCGGGCTGATGGGCCTGGGCATCGCCGTCGTCGTCCCGCTGTGCTTCGCGGCGGCCGGGCACAGCGGGCCGAACCCCAGCCAGGCCATCGCGGGCGTCGCGACGATCACGTACACCTCCGGTCTGATCGCCCCGAGCCTGATCGGCGGGGTGGCGCAGGCGACCAGCCTGGTGGTGTCGTTCGGGGTGGTCACGGTGCTGGCGAGCGGGCTCGCGGTGTTCGCGGGCGTGCTGCGCGGCGGCGAGCGGACAAGCGCGAAGGCCGCTCCGCGGGCCGCGGCGGTGCCCGACCCCCGGCCCTGA
- a CDS encoding glycoside hydrolase family 6 protein, whose product MVAVASAVVALGAATGTMTALAEGDDRDDGRDVDRARPEVSATLVSPTLPPSASPSASPSTGGPTPSAAPSPARTAGKPSAAPVAAVPYRHSESQVLDWVRDHPGDPRRAVIESRIASRPAAVWFADYTPDTVASRVRAVTSRAAAQDRVPVLVAYAIPGRDCGGASEGGAPDLDAYAGWIDRFAAGLGSGEVVVVLEPDAIAQADCLDEGDRADRFAALARAGRVLKAADPKARVYYDAGHSGWNDPARQAALLKQAGAASAASSDGIFSNVSNFHRTADEAAYDRRVLDALGGPPSLGAVIDTSRNGNGAPADEEWCDPDGRRIGQAPTFDTGQARIDAYLWVKLPGESDGCKGAAGEFSPSYAYELASS is encoded by the coding sequence ATGGTCGCCGTCGCCTCGGCGGTCGTCGCCCTGGGCGCGGCGACCGGCACGATGACCGCGCTCGCGGAGGGGGACGACCGGGACGACGGACGCGACGTCGACCGGGCCCGGCCGGAGGTGAGCGCGACGCTCGTGTCCCCCACGCTCCCGCCCTCGGCCTCTCCTTCGGCGTCCCCCTCGACCGGCGGCCCGACCCCGAGCGCTGCGCCCTCGCCCGCCCGAACGGCGGGGAAGCCGTCGGCCGCCCCCGTCGCCGCCGTGCCCTACCGCCACTCCGAGTCCCAGGTCCTCGACTGGGTCCGCGACCATCCCGGCGACCCGCGCCGCGCCGTCATCGAGTCCCGGATCGCGAGCCGGCCGGCGGCGGTCTGGTTCGCGGACTACACGCCCGACACCGTCGCCTCGCGGGTCCGCGCGGTCACCTCGCGGGCCGCCGCGCAGGACCGGGTGCCCGTCCTGGTGGCGTACGCGATCCCGGGCCGCGACTGCGGCGGGGCCTCCGAGGGCGGGGCGCCCGACCTCGACGCCTACGCCGGCTGGATCGACCGGTTCGCCGCCGGGCTCGGCTCCGGCGAGGTCGTCGTCGTGCTGGAGCCCGACGCGATCGCCCAGGCAGACTGCCTCGACGAGGGCGACCGGGCCGACCGCTTCGCCGCGCTGGCCCGCGCGGGACGGGTGCTGAAGGCGGCGGACCCGAAGGCCCGGGTCTACTACGACGCGGGCCACTCCGGCTGGAACGACCCCGCCCGCCAGGCGGCCCTGCTGAAGCAGGCGGGCGCCGCCTCGGCCGCGTCCTCCGACGGGATCTTCAGCAACGTCTCCAACTTCCACCGCACGGCCGACGAGGCCGCCTACGACCGACGGGTCCTGGACGCCCTCGGCGGCCCGCCGAGCCTCGGCGCGGTCATCGACACCAGCCGCAACGGCAACGGCGCGCCCGCCGACGAGGAGTGGTGCGACCCGGACGGCCGCAGGATCGGACAGGCCCCCACCTTCGACACCGGACAGGCGCGCATCGACGCCTACCTGTGGGTGAAGCTGCCGGGGGAGTCCGACGGCTGCAAGGGAGCGGCGGGCGAGTTCAGCCCGTCGTACGCCTACGAACTGGCGTCGTCGTAG
- a CDS encoding nicotinamide mononucleotide transporter family protein, translating into MNWLNSEAFVLLDQHIIWSDMIGNILGLITLALGWRRSLWTWPVQFLSGVVLFTAFYGHLAGSAGKQVVVMVVALYGWWQWNRTKGSATDGAITPRFATWRERAAMAGAAAVGTVAVALLFKAYPSLSWDPWPDAYIFVGTVVAMYAQARGMVEFWIAWLLVDLVGVPLNFANGYAFSGFVYVIYGALVLWGMRDWWLRSRKGAQPALEGAPA; encoded by the coding sequence GTGAACTGGCTGAACTCCGAGGCCTTCGTCCTGCTCGACCAGCACATCATCTGGTCGGACATGATCGGCAACATCCTCGGCCTGATCACCCTCGCCCTCGGCTGGCGACGCTCGCTGTGGACCTGGCCGGTGCAGTTCCTCTCCGGCGTCGTCCTCTTCACGGCGTTCTACGGCCATCTGGCCGGCAGCGCGGGCAAGCAGGTCGTCGTCATGGTCGTCGCCCTGTACGGCTGGTGGCAGTGGAACCGCACCAAGGGCAGCGCCACGGACGGCGCCATCACCCCGCGCTTCGCCACCTGGCGCGAGCGCGCGGCGATGGCCGGCGCCGCCGCCGTCGGCACGGTCGCCGTGGCCCTCCTCTTCAAGGCCTACCCGTCCCTGTCCTGGGACCCCTGGCCGGACGCCTACATCTTCGTCGGCACCGTCGTCGCCATGTACGCCCAGGCCCGCGGCATGGTCGAGTTCTGGATCGCCTGGCTCCTCGTCGACCTCGTCGGCGTCCCCCTGAACTTCGCCAACGGCTACGCCTTCTCCGGCTTCGTCTACGTCATCTACGGCGCGCTCGTCCTGTGGGGCATGCGCGACTGGTGGCTGCGCTCCCGCAAGGGCGCGCAGCCCGCTCTGGAAGGAGCGCCGGCATGA
- a CDS encoding DUF5995 family protein, translating into MPQSEQFTAPADTAVLERRTVPVDASVDDVLARMRALEATLPPRDGVAVFNRVYLAVTREVGRRIDGGRFTNAQAAITLDVRFAERYLAAVDPTPADRRPPACWRPLLQFRRHPGVRPLQFALAGINAHIGHDLALAVVDACRSLGCEPGDLEDEFDRVGDLLVALEERIREELMPGPDLLQIADPLTHLLGAWSLERARDATWTAARALWALRRLPDVAEEFTDRLDTAVGFAGRMMLTPLPD; encoded by the coding sequence ATGCCGCAATCGGAACAGTTCACCGCCCCCGCAGACACAGCCGTCCTGGAACGCCGGACGGTCCCCGTGGACGCGTCCGTCGACGACGTGCTAGCCCGGATGCGCGCACTGGAGGCGACCCTGCCGCCCCGGGACGGGGTCGCGGTCTTCAACCGCGTCTACCTCGCCGTGACGCGGGAGGTCGGCCGGCGCATCGACGGGGGCCGGTTCACGAACGCGCAGGCCGCGATCACGCTGGACGTCCGCTTCGCGGAGCGCTACCTCGCGGCGGTGGACCCGACCCCGGCCGACCGGCGCCCGCCCGCCTGCTGGCGTCCGCTGCTGCAGTTCCGCCGCCATCCGGGCGTACGTCCCCTGCAGTTCGCGCTCGCGGGCATCAACGCGCACATCGGGCACGACCTGGCGCTCGCCGTCGTGGACGCCTGTCGTAGCCTCGGCTGCGAACCGGGCGACCTGGAGGACGAGTTCGACCGTGTGGGCGATCTCCTCGTCGCGCTGGAGGAACGCATCCGCGAAGAGCTGATGCCGGGGCCCGATCTGCTCCAGATCGCCGATCCCCTGACCCACCTGCTCGGCGCCTGGAGCCTGGAGCGGGCCCGGGACGCCACCTGGACGGCGGCCCGGGCGCTGTGGGCGCTGCGCCGGCTCCCGGACGTCGCCGAGGAGTTCACCGACCGCCTCGACACGGCGGTCGGCTTCGCGGGCCGCATGATGCTCACCCCGCTGCCGGACTGA
- a CDS encoding carbon-nitrogen hydrolase family protein has protein sequence MRTALLQSSGRPGSVVENLKVLDEAAGRAAAAGAGLLLAPEMFLTGYAIGDDIARLAEPADGDSADAVAELASRHGLAIAYGYPERSGAAVYNSAQLISADGSRLANYRKTHLFGCFERDHFQPGEQPVVQAELNGLTVGLMICYDVEFPENVRAHALAGTDLLLVPTAQMHPFQFVAESVIPVRAFENQMYVAYVNRVGQEGEFEFVGLSVLAGPDGVARTRAGRGEELLLADADPVLLAASREANPYLKDRRPGLYGSLV, from the coding sequence ATGCGCACAGCCCTGCTCCAGAGCTCCGGCCGGCCCGGCTCCGTCGTCGAGAACCTGAAGGTCCTCGACGAGGCCGCGGGCCGGGCCGCCGCCGCGGGCGCCGGACTGCTGCTCGCGCCGGAGATGTTCCTCACCGGGTACGCGATCGGCGACGACATCGCCCGTCTCGCCGAGCCCGCCGACGGCGACAGCGCCGACGCGGTCGCGGAGCTCGCCTCCCGGCACGGCCTCGCGATCGCCTACGGCTACCCCGAGCGCTCCGGCGCGGCGGTGTACAACTCCGCCCAGCTGATCTCCGCCGACGGCTCCCGGCTCGCGAACTACCGCAAGACCCACCTCTTCGGCTGCTTCGAACGCGACCACTTCCAGCCGGGCGAGCAGCCGGTCGTCCAGGCCGAGCTGAACGGTCTGACCGTCGGCCTGATGATCTGCTACGACGTCGAGTTCCCGGAGAACGTCCGCGCCCACGCCCTGGCCGGCACCGACCTCCTCCTTGTCCCGACCGCGCAGATGCACCCCTTCCAGTTCGTCGCCGAGTCGGTGATCCCGGTGCGCGCCTTCGAGAACCAGATGTACGTCGCGTACGTCAACCGGGTCGGTCAGGAAGGGGAGTTCGAGTTCGTCGGACTCTCCGTGCTGGCCGGTCCCGACGGGGTCGCCCGGACCCGCGCCGGACGCGGCGAGGAACTGCTCCTCGCCGACGCCGACCCCGTCCTCCTCGCCGCCTCCCGCGAGGCGAACCCGTATCTGAAGGACCGCCGCCCCGGCCTGTACGGGTCCCTGGTCTGA
- a CDS encoding riboflavin synthase: MFTGIVEELGEVTAVENLGDASRFRLRGPVVTDGAKHGDSIAVNGVCLTVVEHEGDEFTADVMAETLNRSSLGALGVGSRVNLERPTAVGARLGGHIVQGHVDGTGAVLERKPSENWEIIKISLPADLARYVVEKGSITVDGISLTVVDAGPDHFTVSLIPTTLALTTLGLKQPGDPVNLEVDIVAKYVERLLANTQGAHTQGANTQGAGR; the protein is encoded by the coding sequence GTGTTCACCGGAATCGTCGAAGAACTGGGTGAGGTCACCGCCGTCGAGAATCTCGGCGACGCCTCCCGCTTCCGGCTGCGCGGCCCCGTCGTCACCGACGGCGCGAAGCACGGCGACTCCATCGCCGTGAACGGAGTCTGTCTCACCGTCGTCGAGCACGAGGGCGACGAGTTCACCGCCGACGTCATGGCGGAGACCCTGAACCGCTCCAGCCTCGGCGCCCTCGGCGTCGGCTCCCGCGTCAACCTCGAACGCCCCACCGCCGTCGGCGCGCGCCTCGGCGGGCACATCGTGCAGGGTCATGTCGACGGCACCGGCGCGGTGTTGGAGCGCAAGCCCTCCGAGAACTGGGAGATCATCAAGATCTCCCTCCCCGCCGACCTCGCCCGGTACGTCGTGGAGAAGGGCTCCATCACCGTCGACGGCATCAGCCTCACCGTCGTCGACGCCGGCCCGGACCACTTCACCGTCAGCCTCATCCCCACCACCCTCGCCCTGACGACCCTCGGCCTCAAGCAGCCCGGCGACCCGGTCAACCTCGAGGTCGACATCGTCGCCAAGTACGTCGAGCGCCTCCTCGCGAACACGCAGGGCGCGCACACCCAGGGCGCGAACACGCAGGGAGCGGGCCGGTGA
- a CDS encoding ROK family transcriptional regulator — MPASPSTARAINDRLALRLLQNEGPLTAGQLKQLTGLSRPTVADLVERLTAAGLIELAGETGEQRRGPNAKLYAIVAGRAQLAALDVRTEGVAVLVSDLVGRVLAEASVPIGGDLGTGPAVEQAVTLVERTAKEAGADRLHTVGIGAPGLIDPVSGELHDSSGLPEWHRRLVAGLQERFPRARVSVENETNLAALAEQREGVARDRDTFVLLWLGHGTGAAVVLDGALRRGASGGTGEIGFLPVPGTGGLPSATDCEGGFHSLAGSAAITALAYEHGLAALPATPATPDEPMAAALVREAVRRYGAGETGETGEVGEAGEAGGPADRFLDVLADRIALGAASVVAVLDPGCVVLGGEVGQAGGPELAVRVGERLRRTAPLPTEVRPSGLGGGAVLRGALLTARESAQEELFGVRRP, encoded by the coding sequence ATGCCCGCATCCCCGAGCACCGCCCGGGCCATCAACGACCGGCTCGCCCTTCGGCTGCTGCAGAACGAAGGTCCGCTGACGGCAGGGCAGTTGAAACAGCTCACCGGCCTCTCCCGGCCGACCGTCGCCGACCTCGTCGAACGCCTCACCGCCGCCGGCCTGATCGAGCTCGCGGGCGAGACGGGCGAACAGCGCCGCGGCCCGAACGCCAAGCTGTACGCCATCGTCGCCGGCCGCGCCCAACTGGCGGCGCTGGACGTGCGCACCGAGGGCGTCGCCGTGCTCGTCTCCGACCTGGTCGGCCGGGTGCTCGCCGAGGCGTCCGTGCCCATCGGCGGCGACCTGGGCACGGGGCCGGCCGTGGAACAGGCGGTCACGCTGGTCGAGCGGACGGCGAAGGAGGCGGGCGCCGACCGGCTGCACACCGTCGGCATCGGGGCGCCCGGCCTGATCGACCCGGTGAGCGGCGAACTGCACGACTCCTCCGGCCTGCCCGAGTGGCACCGCCGTCTGGTGGCCGGCCTCCAGGAACGCTTCCCCCGCGCGCGCGTGAGCGTCGAGAACGAGACCAACCTCGCGGCCCTGGCCGAACAGCGGGAAGGGGTCGCCCGGGACCGCGACACCTTCGTCCTGCTCTGGCTCGGCCATGGCACCGGCGCCGCCGTCGTCCTCGACGGCGCCCTGCGCCGGGGGGCCTCCGGCGGCACCGGCGAGATCGGCTTCCTCCCGGTGCCCGGCACCGGGGGACTGCCTTCGGCGACGGACTGCGAGGGCGGCTTCCACTCCCTGGCCGGCTCGGCGGCGATCACCGCACTGGCGTACGAACACGGCCTGGCGGCGCTCCCTGCGACCCCGGCGACCCCGGACGAGCCGATGGCGGCGGCGCTGGTGCGGGAGGCGGTGCGAAGGTACGGGGCGGGAGAGACGGGAGAGACGGGAGAGGTGGGGGAGGCAGGGGAGGCGGGCGGTCCCGCCGATCGTTTCCTCGACGTCCTCGCCGACCGGATCGCCCTCGGGGCCGCCTCCGTCGTCGCCGTCCTGGACCCCGGATGCGTGGTCCTCGGGGGAGAGGTCGGGCAGGCGGGCGGGCCGGAGCTGGCCGTACGCGTCGGGGAACGGCTGCGGCGGACGGCGCCGCTGCCTACAGAGGTCCGCCCGAGCGGCCTGGGCGGCGGCGCGGTGCTGCGCGGGGCGCTGCTGACGGCCCGCGAGTCGGCGCAGGAGGAGCTGTTCGGGGTGCGTCGGCCCTAG
- a CDS encoding NAD(P)/FAD-dependent oxidoreductase, translated as MTSTVPNAVEHTDGQQPPITMFGPDFPYAYDDFLAHPAGLGQVPATEHGAEVAVIGGGLSGIVAAYELMKMGLRPVVYEADQIGGRLRTVGFDGCDPSLTAEMGAMRFPPSSTALQHYIDLVGLQTRPFPNPLAETTPSTVVDLKGESHYAETVEDLPQVYRDVAEAWSRCLEEGADFTDMNRALRERDVPRIREIWAKLVEKLDNQTFYGFLCDSEAFRSFRHREIFGQVGFGTGGWDTDFPNSILEILRVVYTEADDHHRGIVGGSQQLPVRLWEREPEKIVHWAQGTSLASLHQAGAPRPAVTRLHRTAGDRITVTDANGDIRTYRAAIFTAQSWMLLSKIDCDDSLFPIDHWTAIERTHYMESSKLFVPVDRPFWLDKAVDDRGNPTGRDVMSMTLTDRMTRGTYLLDDGPDKPAVICLSYTWCDDSLKWLPLSANERMEVMLKSLGEIYPKVDIRKHVIGSPVTVSWENEPYFMGAFKANLPGHYRYQRRLFTHFMQDRLPEDKRGVFLAGDDISWTAGWAEGAIQTALNAVWGVMHHFGGETDATNPGPGDVYDEIAPVELPED; from the coding sequence ATGACGTCCACGGTGCCCAACGCCGTCGAGCACACCGACGGGCAGCAGCCGCCGATCACCATGTTCGGCCCGGACTTCCCCTACGCGTACGACGACTTCCTCGCGCACCCCGCGGGGCTCGGCCAGGTCCCCGCGACCGAGCACGGCGCCGAGGTCGCGGTCATCGGCGGCGGGCTGTCCGGCATCGTGGCCGCGTACGAGCTGATGAAGATGGGCCTGAGGCCGGTCGTCTACGAGGCCGACCAGATCGGCGGACGGCTGCGGACCGTCGGCTTCGACGGCTGCGACCCGTCCCTCACCGCCGAGATGGGCGCGATGCGCTTCCCGCCGTCCTCCACGGCGCTCCAGCACTACATCGACCTGGTGGGACTTCAGACCCGGCCCTTCCCCAACCCCCTTGCGGAGACGACCCCTTCGACCGTCGTCGACCTCAAGGGCGAGTCGCACTACGCCGAGACGGTCGAGGACCTCCCGCAGGTCTACCGGGACGTCGCCGAGGCCTGGAGCCGGTGCCTGGAGGAGGGCGCCGACTTCACCGACATGAACCGCGCCCTGCGCGAGCGGGACGTGCCGCGCATCCGCGAGATCTGGGCGAAGCTCGTCGAGAAGCTCGACAACCAGACCTTCTACGGCTTCCTCTGCGACTCCGAGGCGTTCCGGTCCTTCCGCCACCGCGAGATCTTCGGCCAGGTCGGCTTCGGCACCGGCGGCTGGGACACGGACTTCCCCAACTCCATCCTGGAGATCCTCCGCGTCGTCTACACCGAGGCCGACGACCACCACCGGGGCATCGTCGGCGGCTCCCAGCAGCTCCCGGTCAGGCTCTGGGAGCGCGAGCCGGAGAAGATCGTCCACTGGGCCCAGGGGACCTCGCTCGCGAGCCTGCACCAGGCCGGCGCACCCCGCCCGGCCGTGACCCGGCTGCACCGCACGGCCGGCGACCGGATCACCGTGACGGACGCGAACGGCGACATCCGCACCTACCGGGCGGCGATCTTCACCGCCCAGTCCTGGATGCTGCTCTCCAAGATCGACTGCGACGACTCGCTCTTCCCGATCGACCACTGGACGGCCATCGAGCGGACCCACTACATGGAGTCCAGCAAGCTCTTCGTGCCGGTCGACCGCCCCTTCTGGCTGGACAAGGCCGTCGACGACAGGGGAAACCCGACGGGCCGGGACGTCATGTCGATGACGCTCACCGACCGTATGACGCGTGGGACCTACCTTCTCGACGACGGCCCCGACAAGCCCGCCGTCATCTGCCTCTCCTACACCTGGTGCGACGACAGCCTGAAGTGGCTGCCGCTGTCGGCGAACGAGCGGATGGAGGTCATGCTGAAGTCGCTCGGCGAGATCTATCCGAAGGTCGACATCAGAAAGCACGTCATCGGCAGCCCGGTGACGGTCTCCTGGGAGAACGAGCCCTACTTCATGGGCGCGTTCAAGGCCAACCTGCCCGGTCACTACCGCTACCAGCGCCGCCTGTTCACGCACTTCATGCAGGACCGGCTGCCCGAGGACAAGCGGGGCGTCTTCCTGGCCGGCGACGACATCTCCTGGACGGCGGGCTGGGCCGAGGGCGCGATCCAGACCGCGCTGAACGCGGTCTGGGGCGTCATGCACCACTTCGGCGGCGAGACCGACGCGACCAACCCCGGTCCGGGGGACGTCTACGACGAGATCGCGCCGGTCGAACTCCCGGAGGACTGA